A stretch of the Acyrthosiphon pisum isolate AL4f chromosome A2, pea_aphid_22Mar2018_4r6ur, whole genome shotgun sequence genome encodes the following:
- the LOC100166717 gene encoding pathogenesis-related protein 5-like precursor (The RefSeq protein has 1 substitution compared to this genomic sequence) encodes MDFKFILFFVQTAAITMAHVITIKNNCPFTIWPGIQGNPGHGHLENGGFSLGAHKTHTINTSRDWAGRIWGRTKCSAQGKCETGDCGNKIKCNGAGGVPPVSLAEMTFTGSGGLDFYDVSLVDGYNLPIRMLPTGQFSYTKKGKYDCKAAGCVADLNSMCPSELAVKTGSGVVACKSACERFNTDTYCCRGAHKTPATCKSSSWPKNYPAFFKKACPDAYSYAYDDTTSTFTCRGNPSTKYDVIFCP; translated from the exons ATggaatttaagtttatattgttttttgttcaaACGGCTGCCATCACTATGGCACACGtgattacaataaaaaacaactGCCCGTTTACCATATGGCCCGGCATACAAGGAAACCCGGGACACGGACATCTTGAAAACGGTGGATTTTCATTGGGAGCCCACAAGACCCATACGATTAACACGTCTCGAGATTGGGCGGGCAGGATTTGGGGCAGAACAAAATGCAGCGCTCAAGGAAAATGCGAAACGGGCGATTGCG GGAACAAGATCAAGTGCAACGGAGCCGGCGGCGTGCCACCTGTGTCTCTGGCTGAGATGACGTTCACTGGGTCCGGCGGATTAGACTTCTACGACGTGTCGTTGGTGGACGGCTACAACCTGCCGATCAGGATGCTACCGACCGGGCAGTTCTCGTACACGAAAAAAGGCAAGTACGACTGTAAAGCGGCCGGCTGTGTTGCAGACCTGAACAGTATGTGCCCATCTGAGCTGGCCGTCAAGACTGGCTCCGGCGTGGTGGCGTGTAAGAGCGCCTGTGAGCGGTTCAACACGGACACTTACTGCTGCCGAGGTGCCCACAAAACTCCGGCGACTTGTAAGAGCAGCTCGTGGCCCAAAAACTATCCGGCATTCTTCAAGAAGGCCTGTCCGGATGCCTACAGTTACGCGTACGACGACACGACCAGCACGTTTACGTGTCGCGGTAATCCATCCACCAAGTACGACGTCATATTTTGTCCTTAA